The Gloeocapsa sp. PCC 73106 genome includes a region encoding these proteins:
- the mutS gene encoding DNA mismatch repair protein MutS, translated as MAGSSKKSHHNAVDDYTKVDIDKLTPMYQHYVQVKLQYPQALLLYRVGDFFECFFQDAVTIAQELELVLTSKEGGKEIGRIAMTGVPHHAMERYARLLVEKGYAIAICDQVEDSAQAAAEKRIVERQITKLLTPGTLTDGEMLSAKQNNFLASVVVTGEHWGLAYADISTGEFFTTQSSNLEDLTLELRRLQPAEVLFPTNSPDIHGLLRPGEKSSQLPDYLPDNFCYSLRSQTPFALPEAKPRLLSYFDVRSLEGLGCAHLPLGIRAAGGLLQYIEETQKAHQVPLQPLRTYNLADYLILDPQTRRNLEITQTVRDGIFHGSLLWALDRTCTAMGSRALRRWLLQPLLDIKGILARQQTIKELINNLNLREDLRQILKNIYDLERLSGRVAAGTANARDLLSLAESLSKLNELSELVSGAKSLYLQALQQVPPELEQMAKRISAHIVESPPQHLKEGGLIRDGINPELDQMRQNLVEDQQWLANLELTEREKTKITNLKVGYNKTFGYYLSLPRSKASLVPDHYERKQTLLNEERYITAELKARETRILSARDDLNQLEYEVFSALRLEIAEKVQEIRNIAKAVAAIDILAGLAEIAVEQGYCCPEITPERKIAITDGRHPVVEQSLGAGFFVPNSTQMGESNSDCPDLIILTGPNASGKSCYLRQVGLIQLMSQVGSYVSATKASLGVCDRIFTRVGAVDDLATGQSTFMVEMNETANILNHATPRSLVLLDEIGRGTATFDGLSIAWAVAEYLATEIQARTIFATHYHELNELASILENVANYQVTVKEMPHEIIFLHQVHPGGADRSYGIEAGRLAGLPPQVIQRAKQVMGQIEKHSKIALGLRQGITKSKPSTEQLDIFDA; from the coding sequence ATGGCCGGGTCCTCGAAAAAGTCTCATCACAACGCAGTAGACGACTATACCAAAGTAGATATAGACAAGCTAACGCCCATGTATCAACATTACGTACAGGTGAAGCTGCAATACCCTCAAGCTTTACTCTTGTATAGGGTAGGAGATTTTTTTGAATGTTTCTTTCAAGACGCGGTAACGATCGCTCAAGAACTAGAATTAGTACTAACCAGTAAAGAAGGTGGCAAAGAAATAGGACGCATTGCCATGACAGGAGTCCCCCATCACGCGATGGAACGTTACGCTCGTCTACTCGTGGAAAAAGGCTACGCCATCGCCATTTGCGATCAAGTAGAAGATTCTGCCCAAGCTGCAGCAGAAAAACGTATTGTAGAAAGACAGATTACTAAACTTCTCACCCCGGGAACTCTTACCGATGGGGAAATGCTTTCAGCTAAACAGAATAATTTTTTAGCCTCTGTAGTAGTGACTGGAGAACATTGGGGTTTAGCCTACGCTGACATTTCTACAGGGGAATTTTTTACCACCCAGTCGAGTAATTTAGAAGATTTAACGCTAGAATTGCGGCGTTTACAGCCTGCAGAAGTATTATTTCCTACCAATAGCCCAGACATTCACGGATTACTACGTCCAGGGGAGAAATCCTCCCAATTACCCGATTATTTGCCAGATAATTTCTGCTATTCCCTGCGATCGCAAACACCCTTTGCACTACCCGAAGCTAAACCCCGTCTCCTCAGCTATTTTGATGTACGTTCCCTCGAAGGATTAGGTTGCGCACATCTACCCCTGGGAATACGCGCCGCAGGAGGTTTGCTGCAATACATCGAAGAAACCCAAAAAGCCCATCAAGTACCCCTACAACCCCTGCGCACTTACAATCTAGCAGACTATTTAATCCTAGATCCCCAAACCCGTCGTAATTTAGAAATTACCCAAACTGTCCGCGACGGTATCTTTCACGGTTCCCTCTTGTGGGCTTTAGATCGCACCTGTACTGCCATGGGAAGTAGGGCCTTACGTCGTTGGCTATTACAACCTCTGTTAGATATTAAAGGTATTCTCGCACGTCAACAAACCATTAAGGAATTAATTAACAACTTGAATCTTAGAGAAGATTTAAGACAAATTCTCAAAAATATCTACGATTTAGAGCGTTTAAGTGGACGTGTCGCCGCAGGAACCGCCAACGCTCGCGATCTCTTGTCTTTAGCTGAGTCTTTAAGCAAATTAAACGAATTATCAGAATTAGTGAGTGGGGCTAAATCTCTTTACCTGCAAGCTTTACAACAGGTTCCCCCAGAATTAGAACAAATGGCTAAACGCATCAGCGCCCATATAGTAGAATCTCCTCCACAACACCTCAAAGAAGGAGGATTGATTCGGGATGGAATTAATCCAGAATTGGATCAAATGCGTCAAAATTTAGTAGAAGATCAACAATGGTTAGCTAATCTGGAGTTAACAGAAAGAGAAAAAACCAAAATTACTAACCTAAAAGTAGGATATAACAAAACATTTGGCTATTATCTCAGCTTACCCCGTTCCAAAGCCTCCCTAGTACCCGACCACTACGAACGCAAACAAACTCTACTCAACGAAGAACGCTATATTACCGCCGAATTAAAAGCTAGAGAAACCCGAATTCTCAGCGCTAGAGATGATTTAAATCAATTAGAATACGAAGTTTTTAGCGCATTGAGGTTAGAAATAGCCGAAAAAGTCCAAGAAATCAGAAATATAGCTAAAGCAGTGGCGGCGATCGATATTCTCGCCGGTTTAGCAGAGATCGCGGTGGAACAGGGTTACTGTTGTCCCGAAATCACCCCTGAACGCAAAATTGCCATTACTGATGGAAGACACCCAGTCGTAGAACAATCTCTGGGGGCTGGTTTTTTTGTCCCCAATTCTACCCAGATGGGAGAGTCTAACTCCGATTGTCCCGATTTAATTATTTTAACTGGACCTAACGCCAGTGGTAAAAGCTGCTATCTGCGTCAAGTGGGTTTGATTCAGTTAATGTCTCAAGTAGGAAGTTACGTTAGCGCCACAAAGGCTAGTCTGGGAGTATGCGATCGCATTTTCACTCGCGTAGGCGCCGTAGATGATCTAGCTACCGGACAATCTACTTTTATGGTAGAAATGAACGAAACCGCCAATATTCTCAATCACGCTACTCCTCGCTCTTTAGTATTATTAGATGAAATCGGTAGAGGTACAGCGACTTTTGATGGTCTTTCCATCGCCTGGGCTGTAGCTGAATACCTAGCCACAGAAATACAAGCTAGAACAATTTTCGCCACCCATTATCACGAACTCAACGAATTAGCCTCTATTCTCGAAAACGTAGCTAATTACCAAGTAACCGTGAAAGAAATGCCCCATGAAATCATTTTCCTACATCAGGTCCACCCAGGTGGCGCCGATCGCTCCTACGGAATCGAAGCAGGGCGCCTCGCAGGATTACCACCCCAAGTGATTCAACGGGCTAAACAAGTCATGGGACAAATAGAAAAACACAGTAAAATAGCCCTAGGCTTACGGCAAGGTATAACCAAAAGTAAACCCAGTACAGAACAATTAGATATCTTTGATGCTTAA
- a CDS encoding glycosyltransferase family 1 protein gives MSQGKLLINLAVLLPQPTGISNYALNIIPYLQQLEPKLLVAKPQSGYDCHLIPENLSPAQGTLGHLRRIIWTQWQLPRIYAQEKASLLFSPVPEAPIGEKLRYLVMVHDLIPLRFPRLTSPLTPYFRYYLPRVLEGAEHIICNSQATAQDIAEFIKIPPEKITAIHLGYDTEHFTPRENLPSPSVPYFLYLGRHDPHKNLSRLLTALGTIAPDCTQELWLVGPTDKRYTPQLQQQAIALNIANRVKFLNYLPYSELPIVINQATAVVYPSLWEGFGFPVLEAMACGTPVITSNLASLPEITGNAAILIDPYQIESIAAAMKLLSKNHEERSRYRQLGLTQARHFSWAKTGEATAQVLARYV, from the coding sequence ATGTCCCAAGGCAAATTATTAATAAATTTAGCTGTTTTACTCCCTCAACCTACGGGAATCAGCAACTACGCTTTGAATATCATTCCCTATTTGCAACAATTAGAACCAAAGTTATTAGTAGCGAAGCCCCAATCGGGATATGATTGTCATCTGATTCCTGAGAATTTAAGTCCAGCACAGGGAACTTTGGGACACTTACGACGTATAATCTGGACTCAGTGGCAATTACCTCGAATCTACGCTCAGGAAAAAGCTTCTTTGTTGTTTTCTCCAGTCCCAGAAGCACCTATTGGGGAAAAACTTCGCTATTTGGTTATGGTACATGATTTGATTCCCCTGCGTTTTCCTCGCCTTACGTCACCCTTAACTCCATATTTTCGTTACTATTTACCCCGAGTTTTAGAGGGAGCAGAACATATTATCTGCAATTCTCAAGCTACTGCTCAAGATATCGCAGAATTTATCAAGATTCCCCCAGAAAAAATTACTGCAATACATTTAGGTTACGATACGGAGCACTTTACCCCTAGAGAGAATCTACCTTCCCCATCTGTCCCTTATTTTCTCTATTTAGGACGCCACGATCCTCATAAAAATTTATCTCGCTTATTGACTGCTTTAGGAACGATCGCCCCCGATTGTACCCAAGAACTTTGGTTAGTGGGACCTACAGATAAACGTTATACACCCCAATTACAGCAACAAGCGATCGCCCTCAATATCGCAAATCGCGTCAAATTTCTCAACTATCTCCCCTATTCAGAATTACCGATAGTAATTAATCAAGCTACAGCTGTCGTTTACCCCAGTCTCTGGGAAGGTTTTGGGTTTCCCGTCCTCGAGGCTATGGCTTGTGGTACTCCAGTAATTACATCTAATTTAGCTTCCTTACCCGAGATAACGGGAAATGCGGCTATATTAATAGATCCTTACCAGATAGAAAGTATCGCTGCCGCCATGAAGCTACTAAGTAAAAATCATGAAGAGCGATCGCGCTACCGTCAACTGGGTTTAACCCAAGCTCGTCATTTTAGTTGGGCAAAAACCGGAGAAGCCACAGCCCAAGTCCTAGCTAGGTACGTTTAG
- a CDS encoding sulfotransferase, which yields MNNSYPSVDKPFFLVGSPRSGTSLFRLMLSSHPKIAWSSEFAYSVRFVQDDGTFPDLETYKQWLENNFIFRRQQYTVDPSLNYTELLNSFLWQISEEGNKEIIGATVHEFFNRLQLIWPNAHFIHLLRDPRDVSPSCINMGWGGNVWTGLDQWLKAESLWDKFQPSLTPDKYIEVKYEDLVTNSVETLSRVCQFLGTEFDEKMFDYTKTTTYGMPDGKLANQWRKKLSEREIQLIESRLGSYLVDKGYEFSRLPLIQLSAWEKRQLLIQDWIYKKQFFINRYGLGLVVSKSLSEKLNIKPWQKRVYEEMQKVADKYVKN from the coding sequence ATGAACAATAGTTATCCTTCTGTAGACAAACCATTTTTTTTAGTCGGTTCTCCTCGTTCTGGTACAAGTCTTTTCAGATTGATGCTTTCTAGCCACCCTAAAATAGCCTGGTCTTCTGAGTTTGCCTACTCGGTGAGATTTGTTCAAGATGATGGAACTTTTCCGGATCTAGAAACTTATAAACAATGGCTAGAGAATAATTTTATTTTTAGAAGACAACAATATACTGTTGATCCCAGTTTAAATTATACTGAACTGCTCAATAGTTTTCTTTGGCAAATAAGCGAAGAAGGCAATAAAGAAATAATTGGGGCGACGGTACATGAATTTTTTAATAGATTACAGCTAATTTGGCCTAATGCTCATTTTATTCATCTTCTGCGTGACCCTAGAGATGTGTCGCCTTCTTGTATTAACATGGGATGGGGTGGCAACGTTTGGACGGGATTAGATCAATGGTTAAAAGCAGAAAGTTTATGGGATAAATTTCAACCTAGTCTTACTCCTGACAAATATATAGAGGTAAAATACGAAGATTTAGTGACTAATAGTGTAGAAACCTTAAGCAGGGTTTGTCAGTTTTTGGGAACTGAATTTGACGAGAAAATGTTTGATTATACTAAAACTACCACCTATGGAATGCCCGATGGTAAACTCGCTAATCAATGGAGAAAAAAACTCTCTGAGCGAGAAATACAATTAATAGAATCCAGATTGGGTAGTTATCTAGTTGATAAAGGCTATGAATTCTCCCGATTACCACTAATTCAACTTTCTGCTTGGGAAAAAAGACAATTACTCATTCAAGATTGGATATACAAAAAACAGTTTTTCATCAACAGATATGGGTTAGGATTAGTTGTATCTAAATCTTTGTCAGAAAAATTAAATATTAAACCCTGGCAAAAACGAGTTTATGAGGAAATGCAAAAAGTTGCGGATAAGTACGTTAAGAATTAA
- a CDS encoding DUF3969 family protein → METSVSKIIIKLDDKKEIERLISILNLGICTGLKQRSLTISEAESYLYSPYTMEQLKKIGIAQELIDLIHLGTELEDLESLLPEKLNDGIEEIQAKTIEFMKTNSSDSSTVPRPKWLQKFD, encoded by the coding sequence ATGGAAACATCTGTCAGTAAAATAATAATAAAATTGGATGATAAGAAAGAGATAGAGCGTCTAATTTCTATTCTGAATTTGGGAATTTGTACAGGACTTAAACAACGATCGTTGACTATTTCAGAAGCAGAAAGTTATTTATACAGTCCTTATACAATGGAACAACTAAAAAAAATAGGCATAGCTCAAGAATTAATTGATTTAATTCATTTAGGAACTGAATTAGAAGACTTAGAAAGCTTGCTTCCCGAGAAGTTAAATGATGGCATAGAAGAAATACAAGCAAAAACAATCGAATTTATGAAAACCAATTCGAGTGATTCTTCAACAGTTCCTAGACCTAAATGGTTACAAAAATTTGATTAA